One genomic region from Spirulina subsalsa PCC 9445 encodes:
- a CDS encoding peptidoglycan-binding domain-containing protein has translation MDTFAYSYVSQLGSGSDEFGSMSLEWLDFPPRVWFYPFVMTLALSALLPPDVSWATVHQVRTPHGGCLNVRRGPGMEFGTVTCLGNGQRVDVVAAQGTWLQLENGNWLFGPYTIGQEVTTGGTSGNGNSGGDVGLGERGFLAVGARGPLVETVQRRLVALGYDVGPTGADGVFGVQTEQAVLAFQRAQGLEYVDGKVGAETLTALGIGTGGRVMNNPSPSVSSNPGGETEARVFRDCEMANAEIIAPGSGAIVRAGPNYESVPVGAALADGTKVRVEERLAGWYRLDGTSLNLWVPAVQVRRR, from the coding sequence ATGGATACCTTTGCTTATTCCTATGTTTCTCAGCTTGGTTCTGGGTCTGATGAGTTTGGGTCAATGTCTCTTGAATGGCTAGATTTTCCGCCTCGCGTTTGGTTCTATCCGTTTGTAATGACCCTTGCGCTCTCGGCTTTGCTTCCTCCCGATGTGTCTTGGGCAACTGTGCACCAAGTGAGAACGCCTCATGGGGGGTGCTTGAATGTGCGCAGGGGGCCGGGGATGGAGTTTGGGACGGTGACTTGTTTGGGCAACGGTCAACGGGTGGACGTGGTGGCCGCCCAAGGGACTTGGTTACAGTTGGAGAATGGAAATTGGCTGTTTGGCCCCTATACTATCGGGCAGGAAGTGACGACGGGGGGAACGTCGGGGAATGGGAATAGTGGGGGGGATGTGGGATTGGGTGAACGGGGATTTCTCGCGGTGGGGGCGCGGGGGCCGTTGGTGGAGACGGTGCAGAGGCGTTTAGTGGCATTAGGCTATGATGTGGGACCGACGGGGGCTGACGGGGTGTTTGGGGTGCAAACGGAACAGGCGGTGCTGGCGTTTCAACGGGCGCAAGGGCTGGAATATGTTGATGGGAAGGTGGGGGCGGAAACGTTGACGGCGCTGGGGATTGGGACAGGGGGAAGGGTGATGAATAATCCGAGTCCGTCGGTGAGTTCTAATCCGGGTGGAGAAACGGAGGCGCGGGTTTTTCGGGATTGTGAAATGGCGAATGCGGAAATAATTGCCCCGGGGAGTGGGGCTATTGTGCGGGCGGGTCCAAATTATGAGTCTGTGCCTGTGGGGGCGGCTTTGGCGGATGGGACGAAGGTTCGAGTAGAGGAGCGTTTAGCGGGATGGTACCGTTTGGATGGCACGAGTTTGAATTTGTGGGTTCCGGCGGTGCAGGTGCGGCGGCGTTGA
- a CDS encoding nuclease-related domain-containing protein, with product MIIKSKDPIDAQIQQLEKIKQQTNLSPEQLKKVERELKFLRSGNQGEQNSAYFIDFYYKDNPHWLVIHDLRLEYDGLVAQIDHLLINRFLDFYVLESKNYAQGIKITEEGEFLVWFNNHYNAIESPIEQNARHIKVLEKLLRGEDLLPKRLGFSLPPNFLSYILVSPKSRVIRPDSTVFNTESVMKADVFHRRVQQDIEQENPVAALGSLAKFLTKDMIEELAHTLVNYHKPFVINYYQKFGISEKKERPIPKVIPSKPKPLVKPQVKAKVKPEVKPKVELHKTMPDHLVQSSYYCYNCKATISEKVATFCFNNKDRFGGKAYCYTCQRKPPFSKS from the coding sequence GTGATCATTAAAAGTAAAGATCCCATTGATGCTCAAATTCAACAACTCGAAAAAATCAAACAACAAACGAATCTCTCCCCAGAACAGCTAAAAAAAGTTGAGCGAGAATTAAAGTTTTTACGGTCAGGGAATCAGGGGGAACAAAACTCCGCTTATTTTATCGACTTTTATTATAAGGATAATCCCCACTGGCTTGTTATTCATGATCTTAGATTGGAATATGATGGGTTAGTCGCACAAATTGATCACCTCTTAATCAACCGTTTTCTAGATTTTTATGTCTTAGAAAGCAAAAACTATGCTCAGGGGATTAAAATTACAGAAGAGGGGGAATTTTTAGTCTGGTTCAATAATCACTACAACGCCATTGAATCACCCATTGAACAAAATGCCAGACATATTAAAGTCCTCGAAAAATTATTACGAGGGGAGGACTTATTACCCAAACGTCTAGGCTTTTCCTTGCCGCCTAACTTTTTATCCTATATCTTAGTTTCCCCAAAATCGAGGGTTATTCGACCTGATTCTACTGTTTTTAACACTGAATCCGTAATGAAGGCGGATGTTTTTCATCGTAGAGTTCAACAAGACATTGAACAGGAGAATCCGGTTGCTGCTTTGGGTTCATTAGCTAAGTTTTTGACCAAGGATATGATTGAAGAACTAGCCCATACTCTAGTTAATTATCATAAACCTTTTGTGATTAATTATTATCAAAAATTTGGTATTTCTGAGAAAAAAGAACGTCCGATTCCAAAGGTCATTCCATCTAAACCGAAACCTCTAGTTAAACCCCAAGTTAAAGCGAAAGTCAAACCTGAAGTCAAACCTAAAGTAGAACTTCATAAAACCATGCCAGATCATCTCGTACAATCTTCTTATTATTGCTATAATTGTAAGGCTACTATTTCAGAAAAAGTGGCGACTTTCTGTTTTAATAATAAGGATCGTTTTGGAGGGAAAGCCTATTGCTACACTTGTCAAAGAAAGCCACCGTTTAGTAAGAGTTAA
- a CDS encoding energy-coupling factor ABC transporter ATP-binding protein: MQKQGSISTLQFNHVTYSYPGSFTTALDDVSLSIGGDQVSIFIGRNGCGKTTLFCLANGLFRPQKGKIEAFGKPLGYDHQSLNQLRQNVGFVFQNPEYQLVAATVEEDLSYGLFNFGYSEGEVRDRVQQALVDFDLVQLADTPIHHLSLGQKKRVAIADVMILQPQLLLLDEPTAYLDPYQTRNLIHLLQQIRATGTAIAIATHNLDFAYTYGDWLFVLDQGKLVTQGTPQTVFNESPVMEGLKLGRPLILDVLDLLEEPEKSRIMRQFIQGCQITI, translated from the coding sequence ATGCAAAAACAGGGGAGTATTTCAACCCTTCAATTTAACCATGTTACCTATAGTTACCCCGGCAGTTTTACCACTGCTTTAGATGATGTATCTTTATCTATTGGGGGTGATCAAGTCTCTATTTTCATTGGACGGAATGGGTGCGGAAAAACGACTTTATTCTGTTTAGCTAATGGCTTATTTCGTCCCCAAAAGGGCAAGATTGAGGCTTTTGGGAAACCTTTGGGGTATGATCACCAGTCTTTAAACCAACTGCGGCAAAATGTGGGGTTTGTGTTCCAAAATCCTGAATATCAGTTAGTGGCGGCTACGGTGGAAGAGGATTTATCCTATGGATTGTTCAATTTTGGCTATAGTGAGGGGGAAGTGCGCGATCGCGTCCAACAAGCCCTAGTAGACTTTGATCTAGTCCAGTTAGCGGATACACCCATCCATCATCTCAGTTTAGGGCAGAAAAAAAGAGTTGCGATCGCCGATGTGATGATCCTACAGCCACAACTCCTCCTATTAGACGAACCGACAGCCTATCTCGATCCTTACCAAACCCGCAACCTTATCCATCTTTTACAACAAATTCGCGCCACCGGAACCGCGATTGCTATTGCCACCCACAACCTTGATTTTGCCTATACTTACGGTGACTGGTTATTTGTTTTAGATCAGGGAAAGTTAGTCACCCAAGGCACTCCCCAAACCGTGTTTAACGAGTCCCCAGTGATGGAGGGTTTAAAGTTAGGTCGTCCCCTAATTTTAGATGTATTAGACCTCCTAGAAGAACCGGAAAAATCCAGAATTATGAGACAATTTATTCAGGGTTGCCAGATAACAATATAA
- a CDS encoding DUF433 domain-containing protein: MDIYGGQDPRNIPIYSAGDAGRYLKIPPSTVRAWTVGYRYAVTAGSRTFQPIIETQMKNPLRLSFINLIEIHVLRAIRKHHKLDLTKVRTALDYINQVFATPHPLAQREFYTDGVDLFIKQYGVSINASSQGKTTLKNLLNTHLERIEPDDKGLALKLYPFTRNQEENNPRLVVVDPYVSFGRMVITGTGIPTSIITERFHAGDSPEQIAKDYECDIEKIQEAIRCETRAIML; the protein is encoded by the coding sequence ATGGACATTTATGGTGGTCAAGATCCTCGGAACATCCCCATCTATTCGGCTGGAGATGCAGGTCGCTATCTCAAAATTCCCCCCTCCACAGTTCGCGCTTGGACAGTGGGTTATCGTTATGCCGTTACGGCGGGTTCTCGGACATTCCAGCCTATCATAGAAACTCAGATGAAAAACCCCCTGCGGTTGAGTTTTATAAACTTAATTGAAATTCATGTTTTAAGGGCAATTCGTAAACATCATAAACTTGATTTAACAAAAGTTAGAACAGCATTAGACTATATTAATCAAGTCTTTGCAACCCCTCACCCCCTTGCCCAACGTGAATTTTATACGGATGGAGTGGATTTATTTATCAAACAATATGGTGTATCAATTAACGCATCAAGTCAGGGAAAAACAACTTTAAAAAATCTCTTAAATACCCACCTAGAACGAATAGAACCAGATGATAAAGGATTAGCATTAAAGCTCTATCCTTTTACTAGAAACCAAGAAGAAAATAACCCTCGTTTGGTAGTGGTTGATCCTTATGTTTCTTTTGGTCGTATGGTTATTACAGGAACAGGTATCCCCACATCAATTATTACCGAACGCTTCCACGCTGGAGATTCTCCTGAACAAATAGCTAAGGATTATGAATGTGATATTGAGAAGATACAGGAGGCTATTCGCTGTGAAACTCGTGCCATCATGTTATGA